Proteins from a genomic interval of Rubinisphaera italica:
- a CDS encoding IS630 family transposase (programmed frameshift), with the protein MNKKYVVRLDSAERDLLEAIVLKGKAAAYKIKHAHILLKVDAEGPGWSDEKTAEAFGCHLNTVKNVRQRLVEGGLETALERKKQERPSRQPIFDGEKEARLIATSCSQAPEGRAAWTLELLADRMVELEIVESVSPTTVGRTLKKTKLQPHRRKCWVIPAKENGEFVARMEDVLDIYQWEYDEEYPVVCMDEQPMQLIKETRQPLPCEPGKPARYDYEYERNGTANHFLFTEPKAGWRKVSVRPTKTRRDWATEIKALLDEEYPNAEMVILVCDNLNTHTVGALYETFEPAEAKRLADRIDIRYTPKHGSWLNVAEIELSVLTKQCLTRRIRDIETLSREVTAWMNHRNESQSGVDWHFTTSEARIKLKRLYPQYQMN; encoded by the exons ATGAATAAGAAGTATGTGGTGCGGTTGGATTCGGCAGAGCGGGATTTACTGGAGGCCATCGTTCTCAAGGGGAAGGCGGCGGCTTACAAAATTAAGCATGCTCATATCCTGCTCAAGGTGGATGCCGAGGGACCTGGCTGGTCGGATGAGAAAACAGCCGAAGCATTCGGGTGTCATCTCAACACGGTCAAGAATGTCCGGCAGCGACTTGTGGAAGGAGGGCTGGAAACGGCCCTGGAGCGAAAGAAACAGGAGCGTCCCTCCCGTCAGCCCATTTTTGATGGCGAGAAAGAAGCTCGGTTGATCGCAACATCCTGTAGCCAGGCGCCGGAAGGCCGTGCGGCCTGGACGTTGGAGTTACTGGCCGATCGGATGGTCGAGTTGGAAATTGTGGAGAGCGTGTCACCGACAACAGTTGGTCGGACGCTGAAAAAAACGA AGTTGCAGCCTCATCGCCGCAAATGCTGGGTGATTCCTGCCAAAGAGAATGGCGAGTTTGTTGCTCGGATGGAAGATGTGCTGGACATTTATCAGTGGGAGTACGACGAAGAATATCCGGTGGTGTGTATGGACGAGCAACCGATGCAACTGATCAAAGAAACCCGGCAGCCGCTTCCCTGTGAACCGGGGAAGCCTGCCCGATATGACTACGAGTACGAACGAAACGGAACCGCCAACCACTTTCTGTTTACCGAACCGAAAGCGGGCTGGCGAAAAGTGAGCGTGCGTCCGACCAAGACGCGTCGCGACTGGGCCACCGAGATCAAAGCGTTGCTCGATGAAGAGTATCCGAATGCGGAAATGGTGATTCTGGTTTGCGACAATCTGAATACTCACACCGTGGGGGCGTTGTATGAAACATTTGAACCGGCTGAGGCGAAGCGCCTGGCCGACAGGATCGACATCCGATACACGCCCAAACATGGGAGTTGGCTGAATGTCGCCGAGATCGAATTGAGCGTGTTGACCAAACAATGTTTAACGCGACGCATCCGAGATATTGAAACATTGAGCCGCGAAGTGACAGCTTGGATGAACCATCGCAACGAAAGCCAATCGGGTGTCGACTGGCACTTTACAACCAGCGAGGCTCGTATCAAACTCAAACGCTTGTACCCACAATATCAAATGAATTGA